A window of the Sporosarcina sp. FSL K6-2383 genome harbors these coding sequences:
- the yabP gene encoding sporulation protein YabP, whose protein sequence is MQFQTDSPTYTIPSGDHVVTMRNRKRMDLTSVKSIDRFDQEEFLIRTSQGLLQIRGEELRIVHLDVDKGLLTLEGTVATIQYDEEEAGSRNFLHKLFG, encoded by the coding sequence ATGCAATTCCAGACGGACAGTCCTACGTACACAATCCCATCAGGTGATCATGTTGTGACAATGCGCAACAGAAAGAGGATGGATCTCACATCAGTAAAATCAATCGATCGCTTCGATCAAGAAGAATTTTTGATTCGGACATCGCAAGGATTGCTGCAAATACGCGGAGAGGAACTGCGCATCGTCCATCTCGATGTCGATAAAGGACTTCTCACATTGGAAGGCACGGTTGCCACCATCCAATATGACGAAGAAGAAGCAGGTTCGCGGAACTTCCTCCATAAATTGTTTGGATGA
- the yabQ gene encoding spore cortex biosynthesis protein YabQ — protein sequence MSLSVQFLSLLAMIGTGIVAGAFMDMIGTGTAHAGKKSFIRRRAVWFEVIGWFVVGCGTFYVLFLVRDGAWRMYDPFAQISGLLLYASLFYKPCRLLGRIILMIFIKPLWFIIRLVMSIIQQVFRMIIKIVVFLFTPFVKLFRIISRNLFNKRKK from the coding sequence ATGAGTCTATCCGTTCAGTTTCTTAGTCTACTTGCAATGATTGGGACAGGTATTGTTGCCGGGGCATTCATGGATATGATTGGGACTGGAACTGCGCATGCCGGAAAGAAGTCATTCATTAGAAGGCGTGCGGTATGGTTTGAGGTCATTGGCTGGTTTGTTGTCGGATGCGGGACATTTTATGTCCTTTTTCTTGTTCGGGACGGGGCATGGCGAATGTATGACCCGTTTGCGCAGATTAGTGGACTGCTATTGTATGCTAGTTTATTTTATAAGCCATGCCGTTTGCTCGGGAGAATCATCTTGATGATTTTCATCAAACCGTTATGGTTCATTATTCGGTTGGTTATGTCGATTATCCAGCAAGTCTTTCGTATGATAATTAAGATTGTCGTGTTTCTTTTCACCCCATTCGTGAAGCTATTCCGCATCATTTCGAGAAACCTCTTTAATAAGAGGAAGAAATGA
- a CDS encoding RNA-binding S4 domain-containing protein, producing the protein MRLDKFLKVSRLIKRRTLAKQVADQGRITINGKVAKASSVVKESDELAIRFGQKIVTVKINLLKESTKKEDAASMYTILKEEKLEKVELEFVDDED; encoded by the coding sequence ATGAGACTCGATAAATTCTTAAAAGTATCCCGTCTAATTAAACGACGGACATTGGCAAAACAAGTAGCCGACCAAGGTCGGATTACAATCAACGGCAAAGTGGCAAAAGCCTCTTCTGTCGTCAAAGAAAGCGATGAATTGGCCATCCGTTTCGGTCAAAAGATTGTCACGGTGAAAATCAATTTATTGAAAGAGTCAACGAAAAAAGAAGACGCAGCTTCGATGTATACGATTTTGAAAGAAGAGAAGCTGGAAAAAGTGGAATTAGAATTTGTGGATGATGAGGATTGA
- a CDS encoding DUF5412 family protein — MSSLEKRYNFWSLYLILICLRVAFYSLYSNINNTWLISPPNYILFIISVLAFILGIKGLKDKRNWRIKTRSWLTITLSSMLSIALFLALSFTFFFSSFGANEHIKRVSSPDNSLIIDFHRWDAGAAGTFVIRGELNGPLWFKKRIYYEKRTENINVEWKSNNKVSINNHVLKLNEGETFGY; from the coding sequence ATGAGTTCTTTGGAAAAACGATATAACTTTTGGTCTCTTTATTTAATACTTATTTGTTTAAGAGTGGCATTCTATTCATTATATTCCAACATTAACAACACTTGGTTAATTTCACCGCCAAATTACATTCTCTTTATAATTAGTGTACTAGCCTTTATTTTAGGAATTAAAGGTCTTAAAGATAAGAGAAACTGGCGGATAAAAACAAGAAGTTGGTTAACGATAACCTTGTCGTCGATGTTATCTATCGCACTTTTTTTAGCGCTATCGTTTACATTCTTTTTTTCATCATTTGGAGCAAATGAACATATAAAGAGGGTGAGTTCTCCAGACAATAGCTTAATCATAGATTTCCATCGTTGGGACGCAGGAGCAGCGGGAACATTTGTGATAAGAGGAGAATTGAATGGACCACTTTGGTTTAAAAAGAGAATTTATTATGAAAAAAGAACTGAAAACATAAATGTTGAATGGAAAAGCAATAATAAAGTTTCGATTAACAATCATGTTTTGAAATTAAACGAAGGCGAAACTTTTGGATATTAA
- a CDS encoding SpoIIE family protein phosphatase, translating into MKLIDSMTRPVGQPIRMYIGMLGKHKIDILVATLFLFGSFFLSQAVLFDAAVPFFLPVWALARARFKKYLVWVFIGGMAGSAFLGVGQAVIQLLLLALFNAVVRYPFFRKSIPLTVAGCIIIVQVSWQFVMYVGQPPVNIQLSIGFEAVLALIMTFFLFIAFPPADRIFFGKWTPERLAAACLVGAMATTGMSGLMLGHVSVAGTLIHLTILLSALIGGLPFATTIAMIIAAIIGIAELSFTGMMAVYGMTGFVAGALSRFGKIGIAIGGVSVSLFFLLYDLTLPLDSSHFVTIGIATLLFLLIPSQKLGAVRRVFYPENQESTEKRQKWLAERLDEQLADFQQFSEFMSTLVGGRFSSRGNQEEPIPQVIPKTCASCFRYAKCWESADDDMARLLYEWESTYSPTKKATRHRVEDKIKYKCIRFNGLVTELEEQATTRLLTGQLQHGRKMLALQLRDMSTHLDKIMNEVKEDLSVYKPAEDELAKRLQEKNIEYFQIDIISGERGARRIVCCIPEKRSDFETDTTVAERLILPVLEEMYDEPFQVTRSIVQQQPFPHIQLTFGSAVRFALDYGVVATAGSESFQAGDAYEVFPIHDGLTAVLLSDGMGQDLNAYRESRKVIRLMRECLDRKMDPETAMHTLHYMMSLNGLDDMYATLDLALIDLQDGRLWSWKAGSMSTYIKRGDDFLRLDSESVPVGFLPSFSVEAKNEQLKAGDIVLMMTDGMFNGEIALEKQERVLYGTLDKYEEFDCDKIADRIISEMERKFGVVTDDRTVLVLKIDHVLPKWSSFTPYSQIIS; encoded by the coding sequence ATGAAATTGATAGACAGTATGACACGTCCGGTAGGTCAGCCAATTCGTATGTATATAGGAATGCTTGGAAAGCACAAAATAGACATACTCGTTGCAACCTTATTTTTGTTTGGCTCCTTTTTCTTGTCGCAAGCTGTGTTATTTGATGCAGCTGTGCCCTTTTTCCTGCCTGTCTGGGCGCTAGCACGAGCGCGCTTTAAAAAATATCTCGTGTGGGTTTTTATTGGTGGTATGGCAGGAAGTGCATTTTTAGGTGTGGGACAGGCAGTTATTCAGCTATTATTGCTTGCTCTATTCAATGCAGTCGTCAGATACCCGTTCTTCCGAAAATCAATACCGTTAACGGTAGCTGGCTGTATCATCATTGTACAAGTATCATGGCAGTTTGTTATGTATGTAGGGCAACCGCCTGTTAATATCCAATTATCTATTGGCTTTGAAGCAGTACTGGCATTAATCATGACCTTTTTTCTGTTTATCGCGTTTCCACCCGCGGATCGAATCTTTTTTGGCAAGTGGACGCCAGAACGGCTCGCTGCTGCTTGTTTAGTTGGGGCGATGGCGACAACGGGGATGAGTGGGCTTATGCTTGGGCATGTATCTGTGGCTGGAACACTCATTCATCTCACGATCTTGCTTTCCGCTTTAATCGGGGGGCTACCATTTGCAACAACGATTGCGATGATTATCGCTGCGATTATTGGAATAGCGGAGTTATCATTTACCGGTATGATGGCTGTGTATGGGATGACAGGCTTTGTCGCAGGTGCGCTCAGTCGCTTTGGCAAAATCGGGATTGCTATAGGGGGAGTGTCTGTATCACTCTTTTTCCTTCTCTATGATTTGACGTTACCGTTAGATAGCTCACATTTTGTCACAATTGGTATCGCGACGCTTCTTTTTTTATTGATTCCATCGCAAAAGCTAGGGGCTGTTCGTCGTGTCTTCTATCCAGAAAATCAGGAATCTACGGAAAAACGTCAAAAGTGGTTGGCGGAGCGTTTGGACGAACAGTTGGCAGATTTCCAGCAGTTCTCCGAATTCATGTCAACGCTTGTTGGCGGACGATTTTCCTCCAGAGGGAATCAAGAAGAACCGATTCCCCAAGTGATCCCTAAAACGTGTGCGTCTTGTTTTCGTTATGCAAAATGCTGGGAATCGGCGGATGACGATATGGCTAGGCTGCTGTATGAATGGGAATCGACGTACTCTCCGACGAAAAAAGCCACGCGTCACCGCGTTGAAGATAAGATAAAGTATAAATGTATTCGGTTTAACGGACTTGTAACAGAACTTGAGGAGCAGGCGACGACACGTTTATTGACAGGACAGCTTCAGCATGGTCGGAAAATGCTAGCACTTCAATTGCGGGATATGAGCACGCATTTGGATAAGATTATGAATGAAGTGAAAGAGGATTTATCGGTGTACAAGCCAGCGGAGGACGAGCTGGCTAAGCGACTTCAAGAGAAAAACATTGAGTATTTTCAAATAGATATTATATCGGGTGAACGGGGAGCACGTCGTATTGTTTGTTGTATACCGGAAAAAAGATCGGATTTTGAAACAGATACGACTGTCGCGGAACGACTTATTTTACCGGTTCTTGAAGAAATGTACGATGAGCCATTTCAAGTCACAAGATCGATTGTGCAGCAGCAACCATTTCCACATATTCAACTAACATTTGGTTCGGCAGTCCGTTTTGCACTGGATTATGGGGTTGTCGCAACGGCGGGTAGTGAGTCATTTCAAGCGGGAGATGCCTATGAGGTATTTCCAATTCACGACGGACTTACGGCTGTTTTGCTGTCGGATGGCATGGGTCAGGATTTGAACGCTTACCGGGAGAGTCGTAAGGTGATTCGATTAATGCGTGAATGCTTGGATCGTAAAATGGATCCAGAAACGGCGATGCATACGCTACATTATATGATGTCATTGAATGGGTTGGATGATATGTATGCAACGCTTGACTTGGCGTTGATTGATTTACAAGATGGTCGGCTTTGGTCGTGGAAGGCTGGTTCTATGAGCACATATATTAAGCGAGGCGATGACTTTTTAAGATTGGATAGCGAGTCTGTCCCCGTTGGATTTCTCCCTTCCTTTTCTGTTGAAGCAAAAAATGAACAGTTGAAGGCAGGGGACATAGTTTTAATGATGACGGATGGAATGTTTAATGGAGAGATTGCGCTTGAAAAGCAAGAGAGAGTTTTGTATGGAACGCTCGACAAATACGAAGAGTTCGATTGTGATAAAATCGCGGATCGCATTATCAGTGAAATGGAGCGCAAGTTTGGTGTGGTGACGGATGATCGTACGGTGCTGGTGTTGAAGATTGACCATGTTCTTCCAAAGTGGTCCAGCTTCACGCCCTATTCACAAATTATTTCTTGA
- a CDS encoding septum formation initiator family protein produces the protein MEQKQQRKSPATVATIQTEYVRSLQQKENRKNARKVRLYRRLTVFAIIVAVTFGGLIQMQIKQKQVLAVKEQQRKDVLAQLEVVQEEQEMLNRQLVKLDDDNYIAKLARKEYFLSENNEIIFSVPENKKKNDKKDDGKE, from the coding sequence TTGGAACAAAAGCAGCAGAGAAAATCGCCGGCAACGGTTGCAACGATTCAAACTGAATATGTCCGTTCCCTGCAACAGAAAGAAAATCGAAAAAATGCAAGGAAAGTAAGGTTATATCGCAGGTTGACGGTGTTTGCCATTATCGTAGCTGTTACCTTTGGCGGTTTAATACAAATGCAAATCAAACAAAAGCAGGTTTTGGCGGTAAAGGAGCAGCAGCGGAAGGATGTGCTTGCGCAGCTTGAAGTCGTACAAGAAGAACAAGAAATGTTGAATAGACAGCTTGTTAAATTGGATGACGATAATTATATTGCGAAGCTTGCGCGGAAAGAATATTTTTTGTCTGAAAATAACGAGATTATTTTCTCCGTGCCAGAAAATAAGAAGAAAAACGATAAAAAAGACGACGGAAAAGAGTAG
- the mazG gene encoding nucleoside triphosphate pyrophosphohydrolase: MHSITIIGLGAGDLDQLALGTYRQLKAATTIVARTDQHPAIVELRAEGVELTSFDAIYEKHDAFESVYEEIVAELLVMCAEQPVTYVVPGHPLVAERTVQLLVEKEQAGIVELNIAGGNSFLDPIFAALRIDPIEGFQLLDGTDMKRDDVQMTQHVLIGQVYDAFVASEVKLSLMEKYAYDHPVTIVTAAGSTGEKLSTVPLFELDHVTTIDNLTTVYVPPVLEREGRLKDWSTFREIIAALCAPDGCPWDREQTHASLKRYLIEEAHELLEAIEQQDDDAVIEELGDVLLQVFLHAQIGEDDGYFAMEDILESVGAKMIRRHPHVFGDKSVENSEEVLSNWQDIKKSEKPQVESLLDGQDRYSSALLTSFNYQKEAAKVGFDWPTIDGALDKFAEEWQEFHAEVKNGTKESQTDELGDVLFTIVNISRFLKLSPEEAMVHANHKFRSRFSFVETSVKEGRGEFADYTLDELEAFWQLAKGREQQ, translated from the coding sequence ATGCATTCAATAACAATTATCGGTCTCGGTGCTGGGGATTTAGACCAACTCGCCCTCGGGACCTATCGACAACTAAAAGCGGCAACAACTATCGTTGCGCGGACAGACCAACACCCAGCAATTGTTGAATTAAGAGCTGAGGGCGTGGAGTTGACAAGCTTCGATGCGATTTATGAAAAACATGATGCATTCGAGTCGGTTTACGAAGAAATCGTCGCGGAACTATTGGTTATGTGTGCCGAACAACCAGTCACATATGTCGTGCCAGGGCATCCGCTAGTGGCAGAACGAACGGTGCAATTATTAGTAGAAAAAGAGCAAGCGGGCATTGTCGAACTGAATATTGCCGGGGGAAATAGTTTTCTAGACCCGATTTTTGCGGCGCTACGCATTGATCCAATCGAGGGTTTTCAATTGCTCGACGGCACAGATATGAAACGCGATGATGTGCAAATGACGCAGCATGTCCTCATTGGACAAGTGTATGATGCATTTGTGGCATCGGAAGTGAAGTTATCATTGATGGAGAAATATGCATACGATCATCCTGTGACGATTGTAACAGCGGCAGGCTCTACAGGTGAAAAGCTAAGTACAGTTCCGTTATTCGAGCTGGATCATGTAACGACCATCGATAACTTGACGACAGTGTACGTTCCGCCAGTGCTCGAACGGGAAGGTCGATTGAAGGATTGGTCAACATTCCGTGAAATCATCGCTGCATTATGCGCACCTGATGGCTGTCCATGGGATCGTGAACAGACACATGCTTCGTTGAAAAGATATTTAATCGAGGAAGCGCATGAACTGCTGGAAGCCATTGAGCAACAGGATGATGATGCAGTCATTGAAGAGCTCGGTGACGTCTTGCTACAAGTATTTTTACATGCTCAAATTGGCGAGGACGATGGTTATTTTGCAATGGAAGACATACTTGAGTCTGTTGGTGCGAAAATGATTCGCCGTCATCCGCATGTTTTCGGGGATAAAAGCGTAGAGAACTCCGAAGAGGTGTTGTCAAATTGGCAGGACATTAAAAAAAGCGAGAAGCCACAGGTGGAATCGCTGTTGGATGGGCAAGATCGGTATTCATCTGCTCTGTTAACGTCCTTTAATTATCAAAAAGAGGCGGCGAAGGTGGGATTTGATTGGCCGACGATTGATGGTGCTTTGGATAAGTTTGCAGAGGAATGGCAGGAATTCCATGCAGAAGTGAAGAATGGTACAAAAGAAAGCCAAACAGACGAACTCGGTGACGTGCTGTTCACCATCGTTAATATCTCCCGGTTTCTCAAGCTATCACCGGAAGAAGCGATGGTCCACGCCAACCACAAGTTCCGTTCACGGTTTTCATTCGTCGAAACAAGTGTCAAAGAAGGTCGGGGCGAGTTTGCCGACTACACACTCGATGAACTAGAAGCGTTCTGGCAATTAGCGAAAGGTAGGGAACAACAATGA
- a CDS encoding spore germination protein produces MFWKKQSNENKPVSQSNAESELSIEALKKALVQMDDAEFVEINISENQNVELIYVRTLIDQEKLNESIVKPLSNCSEQSIQECHVHSTINSISTFKEAKKQLFKGSVLLFDSSSNLWFAIPLKNPLGRAIEPSDTETILLGAKDSFSEQLEQNITLIRRRLPTHDLKTEKFTVGSLSETNVVLLYIEGLTNPEFVSTAKKKILEINYDLFFDSSQVAEFMEGHQDSIFPQFQQTDRPDVVAYSLGLGKITILVDNTPFALVAPITIFHLFQSPEDYINRWVVASFLRIIRYVSFILSITLVPFYVALTTHHYQMIPLQTLFILVESRSKLPFTPFWEAFIMLIFIEIIKEASLRMPTKTGQTLGVIGGIVIGQAAVEAGLASKVLIVMVGISTIGSFLFPNYLVTKANSLIQFIFLVFSSFLGIVGIVLAMIIVLAHLNGLSSLKQPYLSPVAPFYGKDWLDLFIRGPLVKMKERPEHLKPLKMKRYQTRR; encoded by the coding sequence ATGTTTTGGAAAAAACAATCAAATGAAAATAAGCCTGTTTCTCAATCAAACGCAGAATCAGAATTATCAATAGAGGCTCTAAAAAAAGCCCTCGTTCAAATGGATGATGCGGAATTTGTGGAAATCAACATTTCTGAAAATCAAAATGTTGAACTTATCTACGTAAGAACCCTGATTGACCAAGAAAAATTAAATGAAAGCATTGTAAAACCTTTATCTAACTGTTCCGAACAATCCATTCAGGAATGCCATGTTCACTCAACAATAAACTCCATTTCCACTTTTAAAGAGGCAAAAAAGCAGCTGTTTAAAGGATCAGTCTTGTTATTTGACTCTTCGTCAAACCTTTGGTTCGCTATCCCTTTAAAAAATCCACTTGGACGTGCAATTGAACCATCCGATACTGAAACCATCCTTTTAGGAGCAAAAGACAGCTTCAGTGAACAGCTAGAACAAAATATTACGCTCATTCGTAGACGTCTTCCAACACATGATCTGAAAACAGAGAAGTTCACCGTTGGTTCTTTAAGTGAGACAAATGTGGTCTTATTGTACATAGAAGGGCTGACCAATCCAGAATTTGTTTCAACCGCCAAAAAGAAGATTTTGGAAATTAATTATGATCTCTTCTTTGATTCTTCTCAAGTAGCGGAATTCATGGAGGGACATCAAGACAGTATTTTTCCTCAGTTTCAGCAAACTGACCGACCTGATGTTGTTGCTTATTCTCTGGGATTAGGAAAAATTACGATTCTGGTAGACAATACACCTTTTGCTCTCGTTGCCCCAATTACTATTTTTCATTTGTTCCAATCACCAGAGGATTATATTAATCGATGGGTAGTTGCCAGTTTTTTGCGCATCATCCGATATGTAAGTTTTATTCTGTCTATCACATTGGTCCCATTCTACGTGGCTTTAACAACTCATCACTATCAAATGATTCCTTTACAAACACTTTTCATCTTGGTGGAGTCAAGGAGCAAGCTTCCGTTTACTCCTTTTTGGGAAGCATTTATCATGTTGATTTTTATTGAAATTATAAAAGAAGCAAGTTTAAGGATGCCAACAAAGACTGGTCAAACGCTTGGGGTTATTGGGGGCATTGTAATTGGTCAAGCAGCAGTTGAGGCTGGTTTGGCAAGTAAGGTGTTAATTGTCATGGTAGGGATTTCAACTATCGGATCCTTTCTTTTTCCTAATTACCTTGTGACAAAGGCGAATTCATTGATTCAATTCATTTTTCTTGTATTTTCTTCGTTTCTTGGGATAGTAGGGATTGTTCTGGCAATGATTATCGTTTTAGCCCACCTTAATGGCTTGTCTTCACTCAAGCAGCCATATTTATCCCCTGTTGCCCCTTTCTACGGAAAAGATTGGCTTGACCTATTCATTCGAGGGCCTTTAGTCAAAATGAAGGAGCGTCCAGAACATCTTAAACCGCTGAAGATGAAGAGATATCAAACTAGGAGATGA
- a CDS encoding S1 domain-containing RNA-binding protein, translating to MSIEVGSKLQGKITGITNFGAFVELPSGSTGLVHISEVADNYVKDINEHLKVGDMVEVKVMNVGTDGKIGLSIRKAKPESEQRPERPQRPQRPRQGGRPSPVERPENFETKMAKFMKDSEERLSTLKRATESKRGGRGARRG from the coding sequence ATGTCAATTGAAGTAGGCAGCAAGTTACAGGGTAAAATAACAGGAATCACAAACTTCGGAGCGTTTGTTGAGCTACCGAGCGGTTCGACAGGTCTTGTCCATATTAGTGAAGTGGCAGACAACTATGTCAAAGACATTAACGAACATTTAAAAGTAGGCGACATGGTTGAAGTGAAAGTGATGAATGTCGGAACAGATGGCAAGATTGGGTTGTCGATTCGTAAAGCGAAGCCTGAGTCTGAGCAACGTCCAGAACGTCCGCAGCGCCCTCAACGTCCTCGTCAAGGTGGTCGTCCTAGCCCGGTTGAACGCCCAGAAAATTTTGAAACGAAGATGGCTAAGTTCATGAAAGATAGTGAAGAACGCCTCTCGACTTTGAAGAGAGCGACAGAATCGAAACGCGGTGGCCGCGGCGCAAGAAGAGGGTAA
- a CDS encoding GerAB/ArcD/ProY family transporter has translation MEALQLFNKNETYNGFYVMLMVNRLQMLYFFLIMPRFLIHSYMIWVIIAVGILSQLNLLLLSKWFLTRISSEGYNGFVQLFGKKLVRLLSFIGLFFILLKLFVIMLGFSEMVQIFLFPATDSNWLIFFILLSCLYVAWKGVEKTIRFVVISFLCTFWMFLFFAFFFFPPIAQLSDLYPIIPMELSVNSWKGIFLILSSFSGPEFLVFLGPWFKTNNKTFRYLSYGNALTVIEYVSLYMASLFYFGSNYLSKSQFPIVTMARYFQNPVIERIDIVMLSLELFNIVFAVSIFLLLFYGASKIANGKMERPPSRVGFLFSVFIILIGMILVNEWIWKSDEKQVILLNLQILAGSLSYLVVPITIIVVMKIKGVNKHETTKEDG, from the coding sequence ATGGAAGCCCTTCAATTATTTAATAAGAATGAAACCTATAATGGGTTCTATGTCATGTTGATGGTAAATCGCCTCCAAATGCTTTACTTCTTTTTGATTATGCCAAGGTTTTTGATCCATTCATATATGATTTGGGTGATTATAGCGGTCGGCATATTGTCTCAACTAAACCTTCTTCTTTTATCCAAATGGTTTTTAACCCGGATTTCTAGCGAAGGATACAACGGATTTGTCCAATTATTCGGAAAAAAACTTGTACGTCTCCTCTCCTTCATCGGGTTGTTCTTTATCCTGCTTAAACTTTTCGTGATTATGTTAGGATTCTCGGAAATGGTTCAAATATTTCTGTTTCCAGCTACAGATTCAAATTGGCTTATCTTTTTTATTCTGTTGTCTTGTTTGTATGTAGCATGGAAGGGCGTTGAAAAAACTATACGTTTTGTCGTGATTTCATTTTTGTGTACATTTTGGATGTTCTTATTCTTTGCTTTTTTCTTCTTTCCTCCAATAGCTCAACTCAGTGATTTGTATCCGATTATTCCAATGGAATTAAGTGTGAATTCCTGGAAAGGAATATTTTTAATTTTATCTTCATTTTCAGGGCCTGAATTTCTGGTATTTTTGGGACCGTGGTTTAAAACAAATAATAAGACATTTCGCTATTTGTCTTATGGCAATGCTCTAACCGTTATAGAGTATGTATCCTTATATATGGCGTCCTTATTCTATTTCGGTTCCAATTATTTAAGCAAAAGTCAATTTCCAATTGTCACTATGGCCCGTTATTTTCAAAATCCAGTAATTGAACGTATTGATATAGTCATGCTTTCTTTGGAATTATTTAACATCGTCTTTGCGGTTTCAATTTTTCTACTGTTGTTTTATGGAGCATCTAAAATAGCTAATGGGAAAATGGAGAGACCACCCAGTCGAGTAGGCTTTTTATTCAGTGTATTCATTATTTTAATTGGAATGATTCTTGTGAATGAATGGATTTGGAAGTCAGATGAAAAGCAGGTTATTTTACTTAATCTTCAAATTTTAGCAGGAAGCTTAAGTTACTTAGTGGTTCCAATTACTATTATCGTAGTGATGAAGATAAAGGGGGTTAATAAACATGAGACTACGAAAGAAGATGGCTAA
- a CDS encoding Ger(x)C family spore germination protein encodes MRLRKKMAKKLSIIFMALWLTGCAPFTENNIIEELTPVTFLSLSKGDEGKIKISTILPPLSKEKKSVMTQEVSLIKEGLRSFNLNFYQEMKSGQMRMLIINEDLGRNEGIMSIINVLLTDPDISLRIYLVIVKGNFEEYLENQLDKQENLDYSFYRMLKHYEEKNQGELSVVNLHEFKNLLYTPYSDPFLPVFKIENDAISYEGTALFQNDKLVEIITTFDDRIFQLLHNDHYLAVLPIPELEVVLGHVRSKTKVDINKSLSTMTYTVNIDSRIEEYRGEKQLFDPKDLEDLKKDIQSNLEKQTQELVKKMQELNVDPLQLGIHTLKPFSKPMDEKKWIELFEKMDIKIDYQFNIEPLTDSNA; translated from the coding sequence ATGAGACTACGAAAGAAGATGGCTAAAAAATTGTCAATCATATTTATGGCATTATGGTTAACTGGATGTGCCCCTTTTACTGAAAATAATATTATTGAAGAGCTTACTCCAGTCACATTTTTATCACTTAGTAAAGGGGATGAAGGTAAAATAAAAATCAGTACGATTTTGCCTCCTCTAAGCAAAGAAAAAAAGAGTGTAATGACGCAAGAAGTAAGCTTAATAAAGGAGGGATTAAGGAGTTTTAATTTAAACTTCTACCAGGAAATGAAATCTGGGCAAATGCGAATGCTGATAATTAATGAAGACCTCGGAAGAAACGAGGGGATTATGTCCATTATTAATGTGTTATTGACTGATCCGGATATTTCTTTGAGAATCTATTTAGTTATCGTAAAAGGAAATTTTGAAGAATACTTGGAAAATCAATTGGACAAACAAGAAAATCTTGATTACTCTTTTTACCGAATGCTGAAGCACTATGAGGAAAAAAATCAGGGAGAATTAAGTGTCGTTAATCTACATGAATTTAAAAATTTGTTATATACTCCTTATTCAGATCCTTTCTTACCTGTATTCAAAATAGAAAATGACGCTATCAGCTATGAAGGTACAGCCCTGTTTCAAAATGATAAACTAGTTGAAATAATAACAACTTTTGATGATCGTATCTTCCAGCTGTTACACAACGATCACTACTTAGCAGTTTTACCGATCCCAGAATTAGAAGTTGTTCTAGGTCATGTTAGGTCTAAAACGAAAGTGGATATCAATAAAAGCTTGTCTACAATGACCTATACAGTGAATATAGACTCAAGAATTGAAGAATACCGGGGAGAAAAGCAATTATTTGACCCGAAGGATTTAGAAGATTTAAAAAAAGATATCCAATCCAATCTTGAAAAACAAACACAAGAACTAGTAAAAAAGATGCAAGAATTGAATGTGGATCCATTACAGCTAGGCATTCATACATTAAAACCATTCTCAAAACCAATGGATGAAAAAAAATGGATTGAACTTTTCGAGAAGATGGACATTAAGATTGATTATCAGTTTAATATTGAGCCTTTGACGGATTCAAACGCATAA